The sequence TAGGACCGGCCCCAGCTCCCCACATCCAGACCTTCCTCCCCACTTGTTCTGCCATGAAGCAACGACTCCTGTTCCTGGGCCCCCCCGGTGCCGGCAAGGGCACCCAGGCCGAGCAGCTGGCCAAAGGCCGGCAGCTGCTCCACCTCTCCACAGGAGACCTCTTGCGGGCCGAGGTGAAAGCCGGCAGCGCCCTCGGCCAGCAGGCCGAGGCAGTGATGGCCCGGGGTGAACTGGTCAGCGATGCCCTGGTGCTGGCAATCGTGCGCAGCCGCCTGGAGCGCCAGGCCGAAGAGGGGGGCTCCGGTTGGCTGCTGGACGGCTTTCCCCGCAACCTGGCCCAGGCCGAAGCGCTGGAGCGCCTGCTGGCCGAGCTCGGCCAGCAGATCGAGATCGTGGTGTTGCTGGAGCTGGACGACAGCGTGCTGCTGCAGCGGCTGCTCAGCCGCGGGCGTGCCGATGACAACGAGGCGGTGATCCGCCATCGCCTTGAGGTCTACCGGGAGCAGACGGCGCCCCTGATCCGTTACTACCAAGAAAAAGGGCTGCTGCAGGGCGTCGATGCCAGCGGCCCGGTCGAGGCCATCGCCGCCCGCATCACCGCCCTGCTGGACTGAGCCCTCCGCCGGGCCATGGGATGGAGAGGTTGACCCATGTGATAGGTTGGCGGTTTGCAAATTCGGAGAGCACAACGCCCATGAAGGTGCGTGCCTCAGTCAAGAAGATGTGCGACAAGTGCCGGGTGATCCGCCGCCACGGCCGGGTGATGGTGATCTGCACCAACCCCAAGCACAAGCAGCGCCAGGGCTGATCAAGCCCTGGCAGGGCCTCAGCCGGGGCCACTGCACCACGCCCGCCCAACGGCGGGCAACCCTGGGCCTTCCCGGGGCCACCTGCCTCTGGCGGGTTCCTCTGACCCTTGAATCGTTTCCCACGTGGCTCGGATTGCCGGCGTCGATATCCCTCGCGACAAGCGGGTTGAGATCGCTCTCACCTATGTGTATGGCATCGGGCTCACCCGTGCCCAGAAAATCCTCGCCAAGACCGGCGTGAGCCCGGATATCCGGGTCAAGGACCTCAGCGACGCCGATGTGCAGAAACTGCGCGGTGCCGCCGAGACCTTCACCCTCGAAGGCGACCTGCGCCGGCAGGAGGGCATGGCCCTCAAGCGCCTGCAGGACATCGGCTGCCTGCGGGGCCGCCGTCACCGCATGGGTCTGCCGGTGCGTGGACAGCGCACCCGCACCAATGCCCGCACCCGCCGGGGTGCCCGCAAGACCGTGGCCGGCAAGAAGAAGTAAGCCCATCCGCCCGGTTCGAGGCCCTGCCGCCTGAGCTGAGCACCCAGACCCTGCCGCCGAGCATCGTCGCGAGCCTGCTTCCGAGAGGCTCATGGCCTTCCCAGCATCCAGCCGGGCCGGCTTCACCGCTCAGGCGTCACCAGGGTCTGCCCCCGTTCCCCGATCACCTCCTGCTGCAGCAGGCCTCTCCACCATGGCAAAGCCAGCCAAGAAAACGGGCCCCAAGAAGGCCAAGCGCAACGTGCCCAACGGCGTTGCCCACATCCAGAGCACCTTCAACAACACCATCGTGTCGATCTCCGACACGGCCGGTGAGGTGATCTCCTGGAGCTCCGCCGGTGCCAGCGGCTTCAAGGGCGCCCGCAAAGGCACCCCCTTTGCCGCCCAGACCGCTGCCGAAGCCGCCGCTCGCCGCGCCCTGGAGCAGGGCATGCGCCAGATCGAGGTGCTGGTGCGCGGCCCGGGCTCCGGCCGCGAGACCGCCATCCGCGCCCTGCAGGTGGCTGGCCTGGAGATCACCCTGATCCGCGACGTGACCCCCCTTCCCCACAACGGCTGCCGGCGTGCCAAGCGCCGCCGCGTCTGATTCGTCGCCCCGTCCCTTCCCAGGGGCCCCTCCGCCCAACCTTCCGACTGTTCAGACCGTGCTGCACTACCAAATCGACCGGATCGAGCATCAGGTCTCCGACGACCGGGCTCAGACCGGCGTCTTCCTGATCGGCCCCCTGGACCGCGGCCAGGCCACCACCCTGGGCAACGCCCTGCGGCGGGTGCTGATTGCCGGCCTGGAGGGCAGCGCCATCACGGCGGTGCGCATCTCCGGCGTCAATCACGAGTACGCCACCGTGCCCGGCGTGCGTGAAGACGTGCTGGACATCCTGCTCAACTGCAAGCAGGTGGCGGTGAACAGCCGCAGCCGCGACCTGGAGATCGGCCGGCTGGTGGTGAACGGTCCCAGCACCGTGACAGCAGCCGACCTGCAGTTCTCCTCTCAGGTGCAGGTGATCGATCCCGACCGCCTGATCGCCACCGTGGCCGACGGCTTCAGCCTCGAGATGGAGGTGCACGTGGAACGGGGTGTGGGCTACCGCCCCGTCGACCGCCATAACGAGGACACCAGCGCCATCGATCTGCTGCAGATCGATGCGGTGTTCAAGCCGGTCAACCGCGTCAACTACAGCGTCGATGAGACGGCGGTGGGTGAGGGAGGCTCAGCCCGCGAGCGGCTGCGGCTCGAAATCGAGACCGACGGCAGCGTCACTCCAGACGACGCCATGGCCCAGGCGGCCAATCAGCTGATCGCCCTGTTCCAGCCGCTGGCCACCCTGAGTGTGGTGGAGGAGCCCGGCCATGAACCCGAACCTTCCCCCGAAGCCCAGATTCCGCTCGAAGAGCTCAACCTCTCCGTGCGGGCCTACAACTGCCTCAAGCGTGCCCAGGTCAACTCCGTGTCTGACCTGATGGGCTTCAGCTATGAAGACCTGCTGGAGATCAAGAACTTCGGCTCCAAGTCTGCCGATGAGGTGATCGAAGCGCTGGAGCGCATCGGCATCACCCTGCCCCAGAGCCGAACCAGCGCCTGAACGGCAGCGCCCGACCCTTTCCACGAGCCCACGAACGATGCGCCACCAATGCCGAGTCCCCATGTTGGGACGCCCCGCCGACCAACGCAAAGCGATGCTGCGCGGACTCGCCACCCAGCTGATCCGCGAAGGGCGGGTCACCACCACCAAGGCCCGCGCCAAGGCGCTGCGCGATGAAACCGAGCGCATGATCACCCTGGCCAAGGCCGGAACCCTGGCGGCCCGTCGTCGGGCCATGGGCTACATCTACGACAAGCAGCTCGTCCACGCCCTGTTCGAGAAGGCCCAGGAGCGCTATGGCGACCGCAATGGCGGCTACACCCGGATCTTCCGCACCGTGCCTCGCCGCGGCGACAATGCCGAGATGGCGATCATCGAGCTGGTCTGAGCACCCAGCAGTCCAGGCGACGCTGTCGGCGCCCCCTCTGCCCGCCGCGGTGCTGATCCCACGGCGGCTGTTGGCATGGAGCGCCTTCCCACCCCCCAGAGCGGCCCGGCCCTGAACCCTGCAGCCGGGCAGCGCATCGCCCTCTGCCTGCAGTACGACGGCGGGGCGTTCCACGGCTGGCAGCGCCAGCACAATGCAGTGAGCGTGCAGGAGACGCTGGACAGGGCCATCGCGGGCCTGGATCCACTCCCGGCAGCAGCCGCCAATCCTTCCTCGCGGCCCCGCAGCTGGGCCGCAGGCCGCACCGATGCCGGCGTGCACGCCGCCGCCCAGGTGGTGCATTTCGACAGCCACGGGCCGATCCCGGCTGAGCGCTGGGCCCGGGCCCTGAACGGACGGCTGCCCGCCTCGATCCGCGTCAGGGCCGCCTCCAGAGTTCCCGCCGACTGGCATGCCTGCTTCTCGGCCACCTACCGGCGCTACCGCTACACCCTGTTCAACGGCCGGGCCCCGAACCTCTTTCTGGCTCCCTGGAGCTGGCATCGCTACCAGTGCCGACTGGACGAGCAGCGCATGGACGAGGCACTCCAGGGCCTGCTCGGCAACCACGACTTCACGGCCTTCCAGAAGGCCGGCAGCCGGCGCCTGCACGCCCGCACCACCGTGCAGGAAGTGGCCCTGGATCGCCA is a genomic window of Cyanobium sp. NS01 containing:
- a CDS encoding adenylate kinase, producing the protein MKQRLLFLGPPGAGKGTQAEQLAKGRQLLHLSTGDLLRAEVKAGSALGQQAEAVMARGELVSDALVLAIVRSRLERQAEEGGSGWLLDGFPRNLAQAEALERLLAELGQQIEIVVLLELDDSVLLQRLLSRGRADDNEAVIRHRLEVYREQTAPLIRYYQEKGLLQGVDASGPVEAIAARITALLD
- the rpmJ gene encoding 50S ribosomal protein L36, coding for MKVRASVKKMCDKCRVIRRHGRVMVICTNPKHKQRQG
- the rpsM gene encoding 30S ribosomal protein S13, coding for MARIAGVDIPRDKRVEIALTYVYGIGLTRAQKILAKTGVSPDIRVKDLSDADVQKLRGAAETFTLEGDLRRQEGMALKRLQDIGCLRGRRHRMGLPVRGQRTRTNARTRRGARKTVAGKKK
- the rpsK gene encoding 30S ribosomal protein S11, which gives rise to MAKPAKKTGPKKAKRNVPNGVAHIQSTFNNTIVSISDTAGEVISWSSAGASGFKGARKGTPFAAQTAAEAAARRALEQGMRQIEVLVRGPGSGRETAIRALQVAGLEITLIRDVTPLPHNGCRRAKRRRV
- a CDS encoding DNA-directed RNA polymerase subunit alpha; translation: MLHYQIDRIEHQVSDDRAQTGVFLIGPLDRGQATTLGNALRRVLIAGLEGSAITAVRISGVNHEYATVPGVREDVLDILLNCKQVAVNSRSRDLEIGRLVVNGPSTVTAADLQFSSQVQVIDPDRLIATVADGFSLEMEVHVERGVGYRPVDRHNEDTSAIDLLQIDAVFKPVNRVNYSVDETAVGEGGSARERLRLEIETDGSVTPDDAMAQAANQLIALFQPLATLSVVEEPGHEPEPSPEAQIPLEELNLSVRAYNCLKRAQVNSVSDLMGFSYEDLLEIKNFGSKSADEVIEALERIGITLPQSRTSA
- the rplQ gene encoding 50S ribosomal protein L17 — encoded protein: MRHQCRVPMLGRPADQRKAMLRGLATQLIREGRVTTTKARAKALRDETERMITLAKAGTLAARRRAMGYIYDKQLVHALFEKAQERYGDRNGGYTRIFRTVPRRGDNAEMAIIELV
- the truA gene encoding tRNA pseudouridine(38-40) synthase TruA, which gives rise to MERLPTPQSGPALNPAAGQRIALCLQYDGGAFHGWQRQHNAVSVQETLDRAIAGLDPLPAAAANPSSRPRSWAAGRTDAGVHAAAQVVHFDSHGPIPAERWARALNGRLPASIRVRAASRVPADWHACFSATYRRYRYTLFNGRAPNLFLAPWSWHRYQCRLDEQRMDEALQGLLGNHDFTAFQKAGSRRLHARTTVQEVALDRQGDLLRVELQASGFLYGMVRLVLGQLVAVGERRLSPAAFEQRWRQQQRQAVKEAAPPHGLCLLRVGYPKPIFPTAAWYDCQPRYQLDTTDSPEVTAGLSVDPQGPPRPSGMVV